The segment GATTCTCTGCCTTTTCAATAATATCTGATGTCGATTGACTAAATTCTCTATTTGCAAAAAATTCAATCCATTGGCGTTGATTTTTCCCAAGTTGACCCTTACGAAACTTTTTCAGCTCAATGATAACCATTTCAAATGGTTTCTTTAATTCTTCCTGATCACCAAATGGTAATTCTAAGATTTGACTGCTATCTTTTTCAGTCATTACAAAACTGTGAATAGGTTTTTCATCATCGAAATACTTACTCGCTACTAAAGCAATCGAATAAATCGGAGAAATTTTATTATACATATCATGCGTCTGCGTGACCTTCTCACGAATATTGGGCAAGTCCTTCACCAAATGTTGGCAGGAATAAGTCCACAAACGCTTGATAAAACCATTTTGATAGGCAACTTGAATCTCGATAATGACCTGTGTCCCATCTTCTAACCGAGCCAAAATATCTACGGTTGTACTAAAGTGTCTAGTCCTTTCTTTTTTCACATCCGCGATAGTTCCATTCAATATCTGAACAGATTTGGGACGAAAACCTAAAAAGGTATCTATAAAGTCAATGGTAATTTCGTGGTCATTGAAAATCTTTTTTGCAATAATATCAGCCATAGGGCTGACTGCCTGACGGCGTTTTGTCATCTCTATCCTCCAAATAATAAGATTGAGAAATACTCTCTACTTATTTATTCGGAAAATATTCTAGTTATATTATAGCATGACATCTAAATTTTTTCTAGTAACAGCTCAATAACAAAGTATATCGAAAACTTTTCCCATACTACCTTCTGGAAAAGTGAAGTTGTCTACAAGGAATTCTAATCTACCATGTGTTATATCATAGAAAAACTAAGAATTACCATTTATTTTAAATGAAACTAATCCGTTTCTAAGCCAATAATATATCGTCATTTATACACCCAAATCTTTACTAAATCCAATACAGTCATAGTGCCCAACTTGACGAACCAATTAAGTAGTTGTACATTCAACTACTTCACTAAGTCAGATGGTCATAGTGCAGTACCTTATCCAAAATAGTTTCTAATATTTCTTGAATGATAGATTGGAAGAATGTGAGTTCCACTTTTCCGAGACGAATTTTCATCAGGATATCATTTCTATTTTTTCTTTCAAAGCGATGCGATTGGGGAACAGTCAATGGGACGATAGGGTGTGACATAAAAATCCTCCAGTTTTGTTTTTATAACAGTATACTGGAGGAGGGAGTAGTTGGATAGATGCCTTGTTATTGATCGGTTACGGTGTTAGTCAATTTTATCTGACTATCTTATTTATAAGTGTGCAAATAAAAAATTTATTTAAATATACTATACATATAAGAAGTAAAAACTGAATCAATAACATTATCTCTAAATCAAAAAATAACAATATCAGCTGTAAAATTATTAAAAGAATAGATCCATAGATCTGTGTCCAATCAATCTTTACATCAACGATATCTTTGGTTCCATAATATCTTAAAAGAAATATAACAAAAAAACTTATTGCATTCGAAAGTGCTGCACCAACCAAACCTAAAAATGTTATTAAAACGATATTCAATAGAAAATTTACTAATCCTCCATACATAGAAGTTCGCAGTATTCCTTCTGTTTTTTTAGATACAATATAGTACGTTGCAAAATAATCTGAGAAAGCAGAAAAAATTGTACCTAATGTTAACAAAGGGACAAGATACCAAGCAGTAAAATAATCCGAAGAAAAAAGAATACTAAATAAAGGTTTTATTAACATTGTTAATAGGGAAGAGCTAATAAAAAGCATGGAGGCTAAGGATTTGAAGACCGTTGTATAATAATCAACAGCTGTTGTACTTCTTTCTTCTTCAACTGCAGAAATCTGCCAAGCCTGTATAAATACTTGATTTACAGTGCTTAATAAAGACGGAAATTTACTGGCAACTACGAATAAACCTGTCCAATAAGCTCCTGATAAATATAAAACTAAGTAACGACTTGAAACAGTCATTAACCACCACATAATAGAATTAGGAACTAGTGGTATAGAATAAATTAAAAGTATTCGTATATCTTGCTTTGTTACAAATTTTGGTGAAATATCATGACATGCATCTGAACCAAAAAATAAAATGATATCAGATAGAGAGTAGGCAATAATCTGAGCCCAAAAAAATCCATCTAGCCCTTTTCGAAGTTGAACAATGAATATGTAGCTGAACATGGCAATAAATATTGATAAAAGTATACCATTTAGAGAGAATAACTGAACTTTCCCCTTAGAACGTGCATACTGACCAAAAAGATTTTGAAAAAAAGCTAGAGCTAAAAGAATATAAAAATAATGAATGTAAATCTTAAAAGATGTTAACATCAATATTGGCAAAAAGACTAAAGCTATACAAAAACCAAAAATTCCAATGAAAATGGAATTAGAAATAACTTTCTCCTTATCATAACTACTATCCAAACCAAAGCGTAAAACCGCGTCATAAATGCTCAAAAAAACTACTGGAGCTATGAGGTTTGTAATAGTTGTTAGCATCGTGTCTGAAATTCCGAACTGCTCAGCTGAGAGGTAATGAGCATAAAAGGGAACTAATAAAAAAGTGATAAACTTACTCCCGAAATTACCTATTGCAAATAATATTGAATTATTTAATAATTTTTTATAATTCCCCATTTTGTAATATCCTCAAAAATAATAATCTATCGAATCTATCAACAAATGCATGTACCGCTAACTAATTATAGTATACATCTAATGATTATGACCCATTTTAAAATCTATAAAACCTATGAATACTAACATCTAATATATTGTAAGGTCTTTCGAAAACAAGTACAATAAATTCCATACAATAACATAATTTATATACAAAATCACGACACATTTTCTAATTTTAATTTTCAGTACTAATAAGTTTGGTATCATTGCTCAAGACCAAAAATATCTTGAATTTATGTCCAAATCTATCTTAATTAAATCTATGTTCATACGGTTATATAAAAACTGCGATACAAAATACTACGCCGTTTCGTAACAACTATTCCGTACAAATGTTAATAGACAACCCATATTGATAATGTCTTTAAATAGTTTTCTTTTGAGAGATGTTTTCCATCAATAGTCAATCTAATCTACACACATGTATAGTAAACAACTAATTTCATAGAATATTTGAAAATAGTTTTATAATAAACTGTCTAACATCTGTTCAATTTTTTCCATCCTATAATTCAAATCAAATGAATCACTCTTTAATTGGGCCATATGTTTGTATTTCTCCAATTTTTCTGGATTTTTCAATAAGTTCATCAATCCCTCATAGAGTCCTGACTCAGAATTTTCAACAATCATACCGTATTCATTATTCTTTCCCAGTAATTCTTTCATACCTGAGCAATCTGTAGTTAATACTGGTGTATTAACTATTAATGCCTCTGTTACAGCAGTGCTAAACCCCTCATGTAATGAGGAACAGATAAACAAATCAGCACTCTTGACTCTAGCATAAGGATTTTCATGATAACCTATCAATTTGATATTATCTTGCAAACCTAAAGCTTTAATTTTTTGCTCTAACTCTCCTCTAAGTTCACCTTCACCTAAAATTTCAAGAGTTACCTGAGGATACATATTAATCACTTTAGACATTACATCCAAAAGACGACTGTAACCTTTCTGAGGATGCAAACGTCCAACCGAAACTATATGAAATCCTATCGGTGATTTCTTTATGTAGAGACTCTTTTCTTCTGATAATTTTCTAATACTATCAGTATCAATCGGATTATACAGTATCTCTTCACTCAATTTCAGTTCTGGAAATAAATTATGAAATCCGCTCTTTACCGTCTCGGCAACATAAATCACTCTATCAAAATTATTTTGTAACTTTATAAACTCTTTCTTAGAACTATAACATTTTAAAAATTCGTTCTCGTCAGAATACTCATTGTGAATCCATTGGATTTTTTTTGTATCATCATCTAGGGCAGCAATAATTCTAGTTGCGGGACTTTCCAAAAATGAAATAGCAATATCGTACCTTTCTTGTCCAATAAATTTTCTTGCTAAAAATTCTGGACTAAATAATCGAAAAATCACTGTATTTCCTCGAAAGAGACGTTTAAAAATAAACTTATAGTGAATATGCTTAGCCAAATACTTCTTGTTTATTCCTGTGTCAAAAAGAGTAAGTACTGTTACTTCGTACTTTTCTCTATTCAAATTGTTTACAAGATTTACCAAAACTTTTTCAGCTCCGCCACCGCTAAGCGTCGGAATAAAAAATAGAATTTTTTTCATTTTATAATCTCCATCACACACCTTAAAATATATAGGAAACAGAAGTATCCTTTAATGTCATCGTTTCAACTTAAATTGATGCAATAGTTTGTAGAGACTAGCAGGTACTAAGATTAATAGCAAAGGCTTCATTATATATACATAATTGTATATAGGCAGCTTTAGTTTATGGATGGCTAGATGTTTTACATATATTTCATTGAGACGATTGGAAATAGTTCTACGAGCTTGTGCATCTTTATCATCTCTAAATTTAATCAGAGGTTCTCTAAGATTATATCCATAAAAGCCATATTCATACATTTTAATCCACAAATGATAATCTTCAACTCTTAACAATCTAGGCGATACAGTATATCCACCAACTTGTAAAAGTGCACTCCTACGCATAAGGATAGAAGGATGAGAAAAAGAACTTCCTTTCACCATGTCCTTTTTTTGTGGAATCTTAATCAATGTACTTATTCCCCAATCACCAGAGTCATCAAAATGAATCATATTAGTACCGACAAATGCAAATTCTGGATTTGAATCTAGAAACTCAACTTGTTTTTGAAATCTCATTGGTAACGAGATATCATCAGCATCCATTCGAGCGATATATTCGCCTTTTGCTATATTTAGACAATCATTCAATGTCTCATTTAACCCCTTATTAACATCATGTATGATTAACTTTATCTTGTTAGGAAACCTATGTGAATACTTGGTTAGAATATCAAGTGAGCTATCTGTAGAACCATCATCACATATAATCAATTCAAAATCTTGGTATGTTTGATTAAAAATAGACTCCAACGCTTCTCTTAAGGTTTTTTCTGCATTATAAACTCCCATTAAAACAGATATTCTCATTTTACAATTCTCCATTTTCTAAAATTTCTACTATCATCGTCAAAGAAAGATGCCAGAAGAAATAACATCCAAAAATAAGGTTGCCTGTGATTTGCTAAAGTTAAACTTTCAAACATTAATGGAACAAAAATATAAAAAATAAGGTTACCTGATTTTCTTATGTTTATCCAAATCCATCTTACAAATATTATAAAAGGAAGGAAACCATAATAAAACAGCAAGCCAAAGAGTGTTGAATGTATTTCAAGATTTGAAATACCACTTAAAGCAAAGCGCTGAGGATAACCTTCTCCTGCACCAAATAAAAGATACTCTGGATATAAAATTATCCTATCAATTCCTCTTTCTTGAATAAGTGACAATTCCGTTTGATTTTGATTTATAGTAAAACCTCTTCCAAATTTCTGCAATACCCTTTCATACAGAAAGCTATCCTGTATCTTATCAAAAAATTGGAAAACACCAGCAAAATGTAAACAAAATAGAATGAAAAATGCCAAAACGAGAATAACAATTTGTTTAATAATTTTTTCCTTATTTTCAGAAATAGCAAACATAAAGAAATATAAGAAAGCGAAACCTAAAAAGATACCTGTAGAAGATGTTGCAAATAAAAGTACTAACGTCAAACAATGAACAAATAAATTTTCTTTTCTACCTAATAATCTGTTTAAAATAATAATGATAAATATACTAGTTAGTAGAAAAAAACCAAGTTGATTTGGGTCGTTAAATGTACCAATGTACCTTAATTCACTAGCATCAACAAACGAGAGTGGAACAAAAAAATCAATACCGTAAAATGCGAATTGGAGGTATATTCCTCCCTTAACAATAAATAGCAAACTTTCTATAAAGCGTTTCCCTTTAAAAAATTGTCGACACATCAAAATTACAATTGTATTGTATAGATAATATACTGTCGATAGAAGGAATGACCAACCATTTCCTGATATAAAATATAGTCCCCAATAAAATAAATTTATCAAAATAATACAACATAAAAATATTGAATAATTTTTTTCTTTTTTATCATATGGTATCCTCCAATTATTTTCATATAAAAATGCAATAAAAGAGAATATCAAAAGTATGTCACTTGGTTGAATACCTCCTGAATTTAAAAAATAAAATGGTTTACCTAGCAAAAAACATAAAAATATTATTTCGGAACCTCTAAGGCTCTTAGAACTAGAGGTGGGTTGACTATAATTACTTATCAACAATGTAAATTTTCTCCATCATACTCATAATTTTGGAAATAGAATAACTACTGACCAGATTAAGGTTGTTCTTATACATTCTTCTATAATGATTAGGTTTATCTAAAAGACTTGTAACAAATCTAGAAAAATTCTTCTGTTCAGAGCGTTCTAAAACAAATCCGTTTTGAAAATTTTGAACTAAGTCTCGATTCCCACGACAATTCGTCACTATTAAGGGCAATCCTGTTGCCATCGCCTCAATTAAGTTAACTGGAAGACCTTCTCTTTTGGAACTTGATAAAGCTATGTCTGAAGCTTTTAAAAGATCTGCAATGTCATTACGATATCCCAAAAATCGAACATATCTTTCAAGATTCAGTTGATTAACCAACTGTTGGAGTTGTCTTTCTAAATGGCCACTACCAACAAGTAAAAGCACTATATCTTCTCTTTCCTTACAAAGTATTTCCATCATTTTAATCAAAAGAATTTGATTTTTATTGATATTTAGTTCCCCAATACAAATCAAGTACTTCTTATCTGTTTCTAGTCCTAACTGTTTCTTAATAGCCAGTTTTTCATCAGATGAAACAGGATAGAACTTCTCTAAATCAACTCCAACACCAGGTACTAAATGTAAATGCTTCATCTTAAATTTTTTTTTGGCAATTGAGTAGTCTTCCTTATTGATGGTAATTAAAGTATCAGTATAACGTGAGAGAATCTTTTCGATTGGATAATAGATCAACCAGCTAAACAGTGGTCCCCCCTTTAGGAAATGAAAGCCGTGTGCTGTGTAGAATACTCTCGTTTTCTCAATACCCTTACATGCCAAGCGCACAACAGCTGACGCAATTGGTGTGTGCGTATGAACAATATCATATTCTTCCTGGCACACTAATTGCCGAACCTGTTTAATTAATCTCAAAAAATTATTCTTTCTAGGACTCCTATTAAACTCTAGTTCATAGAAATTTCTAGTATTTTCTAATAACGCATCGCTTAATGGTTTTTCCACTTTACATGCAATATCAACTTTATGACCAGCATTCACCAATTCCTGAATATGAGAAACTAAAAATGCATTCAGTGTGTTTGAAATCGTTGTAACGTATAGTATTTTCATCAATAAACCTTTCTACAAGGATGTCCAACATAGGTTCCTGAACTATCAATCGATTTAATGACAACTCCACCCGCTCCAATAATGACATCTTCACAAATAGATAACGATTGGATAACTGAACTTCCAATCCCTATCCAAGAATTACGACCAATGGTAACTCCACCTGCCAAATGACTCCCTGGAGAAATATGTACAAAATCTTTCAGGTGACAATCATGATCAACTGTAACACCTGTGTTAATAATGCAAAAATCACCAATTTTAGCATCCGTGTTTATAACTACCCCTGCCATAACAGCAGTACCTTTACCAATTGACACTGTACGACTAATGGTAGCGCTTGGGTGTATTAAGGTAACAAAATTCAATTCTTCATATCTCTTAGCTATCTCATTGCGAACTTTGTTATTTCCAATAGCAATGAAAATATCATCATTTTTAAAATTAATAATATCTTCTACCTTTCCCACAATGGGGTGGCCTGTGCATTCCAATTTATCTTGAGCATCATCTAAAAAAATAATCTTATCATAACCTGTTTTTTCAGCAATATCTGCAACCACCTTACCATGACCACTAGCTCCAATAATCGCAAGTTTTTTCATTTATTTCCTTTAAACTCCTCCATTGTCACTGAATCAGCAGAAGAAATCCCGCTTCTCTTGAATACTGCTAAGACTGTTTGTATAAGAATTATAATATCACCTATAAAAGTAACACTGCCAACATATTTGACATCCATTTTAAACTTTTCCTCCCAAGTTAGAGAATTCCTACCATTCGCTTGAGCATAGCCCGTCAAACCCGGTCTAACCTCATGCCTTCTTGCTTGCTCTTCAGAGTATAGTGGTAAGTATTTTACCAATAACGGTCTAGGACCTACAATACTCATATCACCTTTTAAAATATTAAAAAGTTCAGGAAGTTCATCTAGACTAGTCGAACGGAGCCACTTACCAAATGCCGTAAGTCGAACACTGTCTGGCAAAAGTTCTCCCTTTTCATCTTTTTCATCCGTCATGGTTCGAAATTTATACATTTTAAATATCTTTTCATCTTTACCAGGACGTTCTTGCGTAAACAAGACTGGCGAACCTAATTTAAAATACACCAAAATACTGACCATAAGAATGATTGGAGATAGTAAAATAATCGCGAACAAAGATAGTAGAATATCTAACAAACGTTTAAAATATTTTTCATATAATCCTTTTTTCATTTTCCCTAATTCCTATTCAAAGCAAGCTTTTATGGTCTCAATAATAATATTCTGCTCTTCTACAGTCATCTTATTATCACTCGGCAGACATAGTCCGCGTTCAAATAGGTCTGTTCCTACATCTGAGTAATTTCCCGCGATGTAAGCATTGGTTTGAGCTCTACCATTCCCATTCTTTGTAATAAATGGATTCATTCTAAAAATTGGTTGAGAGTGCATCGGTTTCCAGATTGGTCGACCTTCCGCATTGATTGCATTTAATGCATCTAATATTTCTGAAGGAGATGTTTTCCCTTTCTCAGAAGTATAAAGAACATCGCTATCCGAACGCACCTGTTTCGCCATGGCTTCAGGATTAATGAGCAGGCAAGATAGCCAATAATTCGGTACTGAATTACTTGGATCAAATGGATTCATTTTTATTGGCAAATCCTTCAATCCTTCTTGATAACGTTCGTAAATAGCTTTCTTCTGTGCGATATGCTCATCTAAATATGGCATTTGACCGCGAACAACCCCTGCAATAACGTTGCTCATTCGGTAATTGTAGCCAATCTCTTCATGTTGGTACCAAGTAGCCTGTTCACGTGCTTGTGTTGACCATTTTCTAACTTTATTTGCCGCCTTCAAATCAGTGGTTAGTAAAGCTCCACCGCTTGAACCAGTAATAATTTTATTTCCATTAAAAGAAATAACAGAGTGTTGTCCAAAAGTTCCAGTCTGTTGTCCCTTATAACTTGCTCCCAAAGACTCCGCTGCATCTTCGATAAGAATTGCACCATGTTTATCACAAATAGCTTGTATTTCATTGATTTTTGCAGGTACTCCATACAAGTGAACCAACACAACAACTTTTACATCCGGATAAATTTCAAATGCTTTCTCCAATGCATCCGGATCCATATTCCATGTCTCGTACTCAGAATCAATGAATACTGGAATCCCACCTTCATATGTGATTGGATTTACAGTGGCTGAAAAAGTAACATCCGAACAAAAAACATAATCACCATTCTTAATCCCTGCTAGCTTCATTGCTAAATGTAGAGCAGATGTTCCTGAAGAAAGGGCAACTACGTGCTCACTTTTTGTATATTCTGTTATTAATTTCTCTAGGGTATTAATATTTGAACCTGCTGTCGTCATCCAGTTGGTATCATAGGCTTCCTTCATATATGCTAATTCATCACCGTGCATTGTAGGTGAGGCAAGCCACACCTTATTCTCAAAAGGGGTTACTTTTTTTGTAAAATCAAATGCCATTTTTTTCTCCTCTTTATTTAACTATTGTAGTTAATTAATCCTCAATCCTAAAATACTCTAAATAGTCCTTAAATCGATCTTGTGCGGCTAGACAAGTATCTAATAAGAAACCATTCTGTTCTCCCCACTCGGCTAAGCCACGATAGTAAAAATACTTCATGTCATCTCCAATGATAAAGGGGACATGTCCATGTTTGAGACATTCTTTGAACATAATGAGTCGACCTACTCGCCCGTTACCATCTTGGAAGGGATGGATGCGTTCAAATCGAACATGAAAGTCAAGAATATCCTCAAAGGAAGTAGGTGATAGAGCATGATAATTTCTAAGCAATTCTTGCATGTCTGACTCCACATACTCGGGTAGAGTCGTTTCACGACCGCCGACTTCATTTGGGTATAATTTATAATCTCCGATTTGGAACCATGACTTCCGAGAATCGGAAGTACCACTCTTCAAGATAGCATGAATCTCCTTTATCCAAGTTTCATTCAAGTCATCTTGAAAGCTAACTAAGAGAAAATCAAAAGCCGTAAAATGATTGATCGTTTCAATAATATCATCCACCTTTATGGTTGGATTGTCTTCAAAACCAATCGTATTGGTCTCATAGATATACCGTGTCTGGTCATGCGTCAGTTGACTCCCCTCTATATGGTTTGAGTTGAAAGCCAGCTCTATCTGAACCTTATGGTAAAGACCACCTTTGATTCTGTTTTCTTTTTCTCTTACTAACCTATGACCTAACATATCTTACCTCTGGAAAGTTTTTCAACCTTCCTAGAATTTAAATCTCATTTAAACTCTAGGAAAGTAAAAATATCTTTTACTTTCTTTATTCTTGTTTTGCAAATTCAATCAACACACCTTTTAATTCATTTCTATCTTTTTGGAGTAATCCATTGATAAATGAATTGACAATGTCCGATTGCTTATTTGTAACGCGACCCACAAATATTTTTTCATAAATCTGTTCGCTGACACGTTCTTCTGTTGATAGTAATTCCTCGTAGAGTTTCTCGCCTGGTCTAATTCCAGATTCTACAATCCCGATTTCTTCCTCTGTATGTCCACTTAACAAGATAACTTTTCTTGCCAATTCCAGGATTTGTACTGGCTCACCCATATCCAAGACAAAGATTTCTCCACCTTTTGCCAAATGTCCAGCTTGTATAACCAAACGACTTGCCTCAGGTATCGTCATGAAATAACGAGTCATCCTAAAGTCGGTAACCGTAACAGGTCCACCTTTTCTAATTTGCTCTTTGAATAGCGGAACAACACTTCCACGACTACCTAGAACATTCCCAAAACGGACTGCCGCAAATTGAGTCTGACCTGGCTCGTTTAAACCTGTTACAATCATTTCTGCAACACGTTTAGTCGCTCCCATAACATTTGGTGGATTAACAGCTTTATCTGTTGAAACCATAACAAATTTGGCAACCTTTGCAGTTTTAGCCGCCTCAGCCACATTCTTCGTTCCAAAAATATTATTCTTCACTGCTTCATGTGGATTGTATTCCATCAAAGGAACATGCTTATGTGCTGCAGCATGATAAACAACATCGGGTTGATATTCAGCCATTATGCTAAAGATCAATTCTCTATCTTGAATATCTGCAATGAGAGGGACCAACTCAATCTTACCTTGGTACTTTTCCAGTAACTCTCGATGAATGAGATAGATTGAATTTTCTCCATGTCCAAGCAACAACAAGCGTTTAGGCGTAAACTTAGCAATTTGACGACATAACTCTGAACCGATAGAGCCACCTGCTCCTGTGACAAGGATTGTTTTCCCTTTGAAAAACTGATTCAATTCATCCTGATCCAAAACAACCTCTGGTCGACCAAGAAGGTCTGCTACGTCAATTTCCTGAAAGGCACTGACAGACATGTTCCCCGCCATAATGTCTTCAATGCTCGGCATATTATTGACGGTCACTCCTGTAGTGTTACAGATTTCAACAATCTTCTCTCGCTCCTTACCGTTTAAAGAAGGGATGGCAATCGTCACTTGGTCAACGGCTAATTCCTCTACCAATCGTGGAATATCATTACGGTTTCCTAAAACTTTAGCGGTACGGATAAATGTTCCAAGTTTATTTGGATCACGATCAACTATACCGACAATTTCAAAATTCAATTTTCTATCTTCGACGGTATTGATAAAAGTATTCCCACCATCTCCAGCACCTACTACTAAGATTCTTAGTGGACTAACCTTCTTTCGAATGACATTTTTTCTCGTCTCATGTAAGATTCTCCAAACAATCCTCGGGGTAATGAGCATCACATACGACAAAAATAAGGATACTAAGATGAAACGATAACTAAAGGTCTGCCATAAAATCGTTGAGATAATTAAAAATAATGAATAAGCGGATATCAAACTCAGTCCTATTTTCACATAACTTTGATATCCAGTATACCTCGTAATTAGCGAAAAAACCTTTAGTCTAATTGAGATAATCATATAGAATATTAAAACAAATAAAACTGCAAGAATAAAGCGTTCATCTGGAATGTCAATAATAACATCCAAAAACAGCCTGCTCAAAATCATGGAAACTATAATAAGACACATATCCATGCACATGAGTATCAATCGTTTACTGTTGCGATCTAACAGTTTGTCAGTAACAGTTCCCAAATCCATTTTTTCTCCAAAATCTAGATTAACCAGCTTAAATTGCCTGGTTTTTTAATAGCATAAGAGGATTCTTTTTCAACAACGCTTTCGCTTTATCTTTGCTAAATTCCTCTGTTATTAACTTATAAGCCTCCCTCATAAACGGAGGTCTACTAGATAAATTATGCATATCGCTAGCAACACAATGTACTAAATCCTGCTCTAAAAAATATCGAGTACGTTTTTTAAATTCTTTTGCTTGATCGCCAATTAAAGCGGGCTTCAGCACATGGTTACTATTTACCTGAGTATAGCATCCCTTGTCAATTAGCTCTTCTACTCTCCCTGCATGAAACGCTAGGGCATCATATCGTTCTATATGGGCAAGTACGGGAGTTAGCCCAAGTAGCGTCACTTCGTTCACTGCTTCTTGAATCTCTTTCCAGGGAGTATTCATACTGAATTCCAAAAGAATATAGCGCGAGCCATTAAGCGTTGGTACTTTCTTTTTTTCAAGTTTGCTTAAGATATCTTTACTATAATACAATTCA is part of the Streptococcus suis genome and harbors:
- a CDS encoding sugar transferase, yielding MKKGLYEKYFKRLLDILLSLFAIILLSPIILMVSILVYFKLGSPVLFTQERPGKDEKIFKMYKFRTMTDEKDEKGELLPDSVRLTAFGKWLRSTSLDELPELFNILKGDMSIVGPRPLLVKYLPLYSEEQARRHEVRPGLTGYAQANGRNSLTWEEKFKMDVKYVGSVTFIGDIIILIQTVLAVFKRSGISSADSVTMEEFKGNK
- a CDS encoding lipopolysaccharide biosynthesis protein, with amino-acid sequence MGNYKKLLNNSILFAIGNFGSKFITFLLVPFYAHYLSAEQFGISDTMLTTITNLIAPVVFLSIYDAVLRFGLDSSYDKEKVISNSIFIGIFGFCIALVFLPILMLTSFKIYIHYFYILLALAFFQNLFGQYARSKGKVQLFSLNGILLSIFIAMFSYIFIVQLRKGLDGFFWAQIIAYSLSDIILFFGSDACHDISPKFVTKQDIRILLIYSIPLVPNSIMWWLMTVSSRYLVLYLSGAYWTGLFVVASKFPSLLSTVNQVFIQAWQISAVEEERSTTAVDYYTTVFKSLASMLFISSSLLTMLIKPLFSILFSSDYFTAWYLVPLLTLGTIFSAFSDYFATYYIVSKKTEGILRTSMYGGLVNFLLNIVLITFLGLVGAALSNAISFFVIFLLRYYGTKDIVDVKIDWTQIYGSILLIILQLILLFFDLEIMLLIQFLLLICIVYLNKFFICTLINKIVR
- a CDS encoding glycosyltransferase: MKKILFFIPTLSGGGAEKVLVNLVNNLNREKYEVTVLTLFDTGINKKYLAKHIHYKFIFKRLFRGNTVIFRLFSPEFLARKFIGQERYDIAISFLESPATRIIAALDDDTKKIQWIHNEYSDENEFLKCYSSKKEFIKLQNNFDRVIYVAETVKSGFHNLFPELKLSEEILYNPIDTDSIRKLSEEKSLYIKKSPIGFHIVSVGRLHPQKGYSRLLDVMSKVINMYPQVTLEILGEGELRGELEQKIKALGLQDNIKLIGYHENPYARVKSADLFICSSLHEGFSTAVTEALIVNTPVLTTDCSGMKELLGKNNEYGMIVENSESGLYEGLMNLLKNPEKLEKYKHMAQLKSDSFDLNYRMEKIEQMLDSLL
- a CDS encoding glycosyltransferase family 4 protein; translation: MKILYVTTISNTLNAFLVSHIQELVNAGHKVDIACKVEKPLSDALLENTRNFYELEFNRSPRKNNFLRLIKQVRQLVCQEEYDIVHTHTPIASAVVRLACKGIEKTRVFYTAHGFHFLKGGPLFSWLIYYPIEKILSRYTDTLITINKEDYSIAKKKFKMKHLHLVPGVGVDLEKFYPVSSDEKLAIKKQLGLETDKKYLICIGELNINKNQILLIKMMEILCKEREDIVLLLVGSGHLERQLQQLVNQLNLERYVRFLGYRNDIADLLKASDIALSSSKREGLPVNLIEAMATGLPLIVTNCRGNRDLVQNFQNGFVLERSEQKNFSRFVTSLLDKPNHYRRMYKNNLNLVSSYSISKIMSMMEKIYIVDK
- a CDS encoding Rpn family recombination-promoting nuclease/putative transposase, yielding MTKRRQAVSPMADIIAKKIFNDHEITIDFIDTFLGFRPKSVQILNGTIADVKKERTRHFSTTVDILARLEDGTQVIIEIQVAYQNGFIKRLWTYSCQHLVKDLPNIREKVTQTHDMYNKISPIYSIALVASKYFDDEKPIHSFVMTEKDSSQILELPFGDQEELKKPFEMVIIELKKFRKGQLGKNQRQWIEFFANREFSQSTSDIIEKAENLLNRNTWTEEEIEMVDQWLRNASNHFGELESSFIRGRNRGKEEGRLEGSIQKSLEVAQRLLNRGLGIEDVLEITGLTSEQLASLSQDHQF
- a CDS encoding glycosyltransferase, giving the protein MRISVLMGVYNAEKTLREALESIFNQTYQDFELIICDDGSTDSSLDILTKYSHRFPNKIKLIIHDVNKGLNETLNDCLNIAKGEYIARMDADDISLPMRFQKQVEFLDSNPEFAFVGTNMIHFDDSGDWGISTLIKIPQKKDMVKGSSFSHPSILMRRSALLQVGGYTVSPRLLRVEDYHLWIKMYEYGFYGYNLREPLIKFRDDKDAQARRTISNRLNEIYVKHLAIHKLKLPIYNYVYIMKPLLLILVPASLYKLLHQFKLKR
- a CDS encoding acetyltransferase — its product is MKKLAIIGASGHGKVVADIAEKTGYDKIIFLDDAQDKLECTGHPIVGKVEDIINFKNDDIFIAIGNNKVRNEIAKRYEELNFVTLIHPSATISRTVSIGKGTAVMAGVVINTDAKIGDFCIINTGVTVDHDCHLKDFVHISPGSHLAGGVTIGRNSWIGIGSSVIQSLSICEDVIIGAGGVVIKSIDSSGTYVGHPCRKVY